The Stegostoma tigrinum isolate sSteTig4 chromosome 9, sSteTig4.hap1, whole genome shotgun sequence genome includes a region encoding these proteins:
- the b3gnt2b gene encoding N-acetyllactosaminide beta-1,3-N-acetylglucosaminyltransferase 2, translated as MSVGRRRTKLVGILMMVNFFIYIVIEISRSGHQERNSSKKVIISNGVFWKPLVHIKPYWNREQHKLDELYNPVTAALHNRTVMDHINMTTMYTCEPNFRLKDEISNFDSLPDRFKDFLTYLQCRTYPLIIDQPTKCQNNPVLLLAIKSLESHFDRRQAIRQSWGKEEIIGNKTVARIFLLGKSSPADDFPNLSDMLKFESKQHKDILLWDYRDTFFNLTLKEVLFLEWVSKSCSDIEYIFKGDDDVFVNTVQVLEYLNTLDKDKGKDLFVGDVITNAGPHREKKLKYYVPESIYEGVYPPYAGGGGFLYSGYLAKRLYNVSHKVTLYPIDDVYTGMCLKKLGLAPEKHKGFRTFDIMQKDRHVTCAYKNLILVHSRSPQEMIRIWSRLQDPELKC; from the coding sequence ATGAGTGTGGGACGCAGAAGGACAAAGCTGGTGGGGATTTTGATGATGGTAAACTTCTTCATTTATATAGTTATAGAGATTTCACGCAGTGGCCACCAAGAAAGAAACTCCAGCAAAAAGGTCATCATTTCTAACGGTGTCTTTTGGAAGCCATTGGTGCATATTAAGCCGTACTGGAATCGAGAACAACACAAACTGGATGAGTTATACAACCCTGTTACTGCTGCTCTCCATAACCGAACTGTGATGGACCACATAAATATGACAACAATGTACACATGTGAACCTAACTTTCGGTTAAAGGATGAGATCAGTAATTTTGATTCTTTGCCGGATCGTTTCAAGGATTTTCTAACCTACCTGCAATGTAGGACCTATCCATTAATAATTGACCAGCCAACCAAATGCCAGAATAACCCTGTACTGCTGTTGGCTATAAAGTCACTGGAATCACACTTTGATAGAAGGCAGGCCATACGTCAGTCATGGGGTAAAGAAGAAATTATAGGGAATAAGACAGTGGCTAGGATCTTTTTACTGGGAAAGTCGTCTCCGGCAGATGATTTTCCTAACCTCTCAGATATGCTAAAGTTTGAGAGTAAACAACACAAAGATATTCTTTTGTGGGATTACAGGGACACATTCTTTAATCTAACCCTGAAAGAAGTGTTATTTCTGGAATGGGTAAGCAAATCATGCTCTGAtattgaatacatttttaaaggaGATGATGATGTCTTTGTGAACACTGTACAGGTTCTGGAATACTTGAACACTCTGGACAAAGACAAAGGCAAAGATCTGTTTGTTGGTGATGTTATTACAAATGCAGGGCCTCATCGAGAGAAAAAACTAAAATACTATGTTCCAGAGAGTATATACGAGGGAGTGTATCCTCCTTATGCTGGTGGGGGTGGGTTTCTGTACTCTGGATACTTGGCAAAGAGGCTTTATAATGTGTCACATAAAGTAACACTCTATCCAATTGATGATGTGTATACTGGAATGTGCCTTAAAAAACTTGGCCTCGCTCCAGAAAAACACAAAGGTTTCAGGACTTTTGATATAATGCAGAAAGACCGACATGTTACCTGTGCATATAAAAACTTAATATTAGTCCACAGCAGAAGTCCTCAAGAAATGATAAGAATTTGGAGCAGGCTGCAGGATCCCGAGTTAAAATGTTAA